GACAACGGCGGGCATTTCCTTCAACGGATGGAGCGCCTTTGCCGACATCTACGGAAATGTCATCCAGCATTTCAATAGCGGCATTTCGCTCTACGGTGCCGCCTCAGCCTCCATACACGACAACGAGATCACCTGGAATGGCCGCTATGGCGTGGTGACAAGCTGGACTTCTCCCGCGAATCAGCCCGACCTCGGAGGGGGAACACTAAGCAGCCCGGGTCGCAACACCATCAGCAACAACGGGAAATACAACATCTACAACCAGAATTCTCTATCGCTCTCCGCTCGATTCAACAACTGGGGTACGACCGATGCGAACATCATCGACTCGCTGATTTACGACCAGCGGGAGAACTCTTCCATCGGCCGGGTCGATTTTTCCGGATACCTCACGCCCAAGCCGGCTGCCCCTTCGCTCATGTCTCCGGCAGACGGATCCACCGGAGTCGCCGCCACTCCAACGCTGACCTGGAACAACATCGGCAACGCAACAACGTATCGGCTGCAAGTGTCTGCGAGCGCGACATTCGTACCAGTTCTGATAGACGATTCAACGCTGACGACACCGAGCCGGCAAATCGGACCATTGACAGACGGGACAAAGTACTATTGGCGGGTCTCAGCTTCGAACGCCGGAGGAGCGAGCGGTTGGTCCCTGACACGAAATCTCACAACCCTTCGCATCCGGTTCGACATCTCAGGAACAGTCCGTTACGGCAGTTCCAGTGGTCCTGCCGTTCAAGGGGTGACTGCGTCGTTCTCGTCTGCCACCTCGCCCGCTTCAAGCGGAGCATCGAACGCCCAGGGCGTATTCACACTGAGTTCAATTCCGATCGGAACATACACATGTAGTTTCGCCAAGTCAGGCGGGCATCCGACGCAGTACACAAATGCTGCCGACGCGTTGAAGGCAGCACTCTTCAGTGTGGACAGCCTCACCTATCCGCTCACAACGATTCAACGGCTCGCTGCAGACGTGAATAGCGACGGGAAGATCAACGCTGCAGATGCGCTGCAGATCATGCTTCGCTATGCGGGCGCCGTATCTTCGTTCGCGAAGGGAGACTGGGTGTTCTCAGCGGCATCCAGTTCAGTCGCGATCAGCAATCAGGATGTCATCAACGATGTCGTTGGACTTGCAGCGGGGGACGTGAATGGAGATGCTCAGGGAGCGCTTCCAGCGGGAACTGGGACGAAGAAATGATCTTCATTGATTGAGAGCCAGCCTCAGGAAAACATCTCGCGGCCGGATTTTCGCACAGCGATATCGCAAAGGCACTATGACGCTGGTTCAGTTCTGTTCTTCTCGCTCCTCTGCTTGAAGTTTTTTGAAACGGCTTCTGTACAGCATTCCAATGATCACGTCTAGTTCAGGTGACTTTTGAGCTCCGCCAACTTTTGCCGGGCGACCGGACTGTCCGGCTTGACGGCGAGTAGCCTCTCGAGAATCTGAATCGCCGGCCAGTTCCTCTCCTTGGCATCATAGCATTGCGCGAGCAGCTCCAGGGCGCCCGCGTTTTTGGGGTCCCTCTGGAGTATCGCAAGCGACTGATCGATCGACAATTCCCGCAGCCCGATGTTATAGTAAATCGTTGCAAGGCTCAGTTCATAGCCGATTCTCTTCTCCACTGTCTTCGCCATCCGCGTTGAGTCCATCAGTGCGAAAATCCTGCGCACCGGTTTGTTCATGATGTGGTTCGAATCGGCCAGCTGCGTGCGGGATGAGAATGTACGGGCTCCCGTCGTATCACCAAGTTCGAGGGAATAGTACATTCCAAAAATCAGTCCGGGTGCAAATGCGGAGTCGGCCTGGAGGCCCAGCTGGAGCACGTCGAAGGCATGCTTGTGGAATCCAAGATCCCAGTACCCTGCGGAGATCTTGTGATATGTCATCGCCTTGGATGTCTTGCCGGTATCAACTTCCGCCTTCCGGCTTTCGGTGATCAACATCTGGTGGAACCATGCGTGCCTCACGAAAGGTCCCGCCTGCGGCTGGTAGCGGAATCGATCGTACAATGCCATGGCCTCATCATACTGGCCGCCGAATTCCAGCGCGATGCCTTTGAAGAGCGCCATATATCCGGAACCCCGCGTCATTTCGAGCAGAGCATGAAACATGTTTACCGCTTCCTGGTGCCGGTCCGACTCGAGCAGTTCAATCCCTTCGCGGAAGAGCCCCCGTGCTTCCTGCTCGCGATCGGAGACCCACGCCAGCGGCTTGACGAGTTTTCGCAGATCGGCGTTCACGGCATCCGGCATGTGACGATACAGATGATGGACCTGGATTACTTCGAGGTTCCCCGCACGATAGACGGGCGTGAATCCGAACTTCTTTGACTGGAGCATCTGGAACTCGAACTCACGGATCCCGGGATCGGTGATCAGGGAGACGATGTAGCCAACATTGTAGTCACGCAGTAACCCTTCAAACAGCGTCAGCGACAGAAGCGGGTCCGTATCCAGCATCTTCCTGCCGTTGATCCAGAACGTCAGTTCTTTCCAGCGCGCCAGCACGGTGGTCGACGAATCGCGCTGACGTCCGATCCATTCTCCGATGAGAGAGATCGGCCGCACGTAGAGCTCGGGCGTTCGGGCTCCCACCAGAAACGGCTTTGATGTTTCATTCAGATTTCCAACATACACCCTGTTGTTGGCGACATAGTTGTAGGTCCACACTCCGTTTGGAATGGCCAGGAGGATACCCAAGAACGCAGCCGACGCGAAGACGACCCGCCGGTTGCTTCGCAGACGCGCCAGCCGGGCGGCGACGTCTTGTCCGCCTGCGGCCGCAAAGTATAGGACGAGAACGAGTATCGGAACCAGGAACCGAAGGTCGTTGATCGGGTAGAGCAGAACCATCATCAAGTAGAAGAATGAAAACAGGATGACGAGCAGCATCGTCTTCATCGTCCTGAAGGTCACAACCACTCCCCACGCAAAGAGCCCGTACTGAAGGAGCACAAGGGGATACTGGGCGTAGCCGAGGACCGTCATCATTCCGCTCATCATCGGGTTCGAAGGCGTCACGACGGGAAACAGCCGCCCAAGGTACTGCGGGAAGAGGATAAGCCCTTTCGCCTGATTCAGGTACACCGCGATGTTGATACGGAGACGCGCGAGAAATTCATCGACCAGGCTCGCTCCCCCTCCTGTGAAGGCATGGCTCAGAAAGATCTTCATGTTCCTCATCGGAGGATTCTCGATTCCCGCGATGTACACTTCATTCCGGAAATACCAGATCATGTAGAAGAGCATCGGAATCGTGAAGACCAGGAGGAGACGGCGGTATTCCTTCCTGAGCAGCAAGTAACTGAGGGCTCCTAGAAGCAGAGTCAATCCAACCTCGCGCAAGAAAATGCCCAGCGTGAGGACCACGACGAACATCCAACCCCATCGTTCCTCCTCCGGCGCGTCGGACATTTTTTCCGCCAGCATGAAGAAGAGGATGATGAAGACCGTGAACGGAATGTCTGAGAGCACGTGGGTCGAGAACAAGAGTATCAGCGGGTTCAACGCCAGGAAGAAAGCCCCCACTAGAGCCCAGGTCTTCCCCGATCGTTTTGCCGCCCAGACATAAAAGAGAACAATCAACGCAGCGCCGAAAAGGATGGTGACAACTTTCGCTGGGATGATGATGTTGCCGAAGAACCATGCCAAAGGCGCGAGCAGGAGCGGATAGAAAGGCGCGTGCACAACATACAATGAAGGATCCGGATTGCTCGTGTCCTTGAATCCTTCGAACGCTGCCAGCGACCTGGCCCAGATGAGATACCGCGGGCAGTCAGGAGTGTACAGCATTGTGTCGTTGAGGCTGAAAACTCCGACCACCACAAATGCCGCAACCAGCAGCCAGAGTCGCGCATCAAAAAGAAGTCGTGAGGTCGGGACGGCTTTGAAGTCTGAATTGAACGAACCTGAAAGATGGGTCTGCGATTCCGCGGATTCTTGCACGAGCGTAATTCTCCCTGATCTTGTGATCTGTCCATGTGAACTGCTGCACGGATCTGCTGACCTAGAGCCGAACTCGAGGCTGATTGGCCACCCAATATACAATTCTTCACGGAATTCTACTTGAGCATGATCACATTCTTCGGGAAAGAGTTGGCGCACTCCACTGAAAAACATCTTGAGACAGGCAGGCTAAGCTCTGACCGCTCAGCACAAACATTTTGCGTGGTTGCTCGTAGGGCCTTTTCATTCGTTGGTAGAGGCAAGCATTTACTGACTGTCATGATAGCGACCACGAAAACCTCAGCATTTCGGGAGGATTGAGCTCTCGGGCGTTCGAAGTGGTGCACAATCGGTCTTGACTAGCTACGATCTTTTCCGTATCTTATCTCTAGATACGAAGTTGTCCGCAACCCTCTCGCTTGCAGTTCAGCTTACCTGGCGGCGACATCACCTCGGGACGATTTTCTCCCTTGATTCACATTGTGAAGGAGTGTGCGATGGCGAAGACAAAGTACATGACGTACGAATGTGCTTATTGTCGGAAGACGACAAAAATGGAGCTCGTGGGAGAGATGCAAACCGAGGGGAGCGAAGTGCCGGCCGCAAAGGCATGGTATCGATGCACCCGATGCAAGCACAGCGCCCTTCTCGATAAGCCCACACCCGCGCTGAAAAAAGGCGAGCAATCCAAGATAGAGAAATCGACCTGTGTCACCTATTCACGAGGGCTTGTATTCAAGATTGGTCAGGAAATCTATCACGAAGAGTGGGACGATGTAGGAAAAGTAATCGCGAAACAAAAGATCTCCGCCGGCATGCAGTCCATCACGGTTACGTTCGAGAAACTTGGCGAACGGAGATTGATTGAAAACATGCCGCAATCGGCAGAACCCGAAATTATCGAGAGTGTTCCAGTTCAGGCCTAGCCGCTGGACGCCGCTACTGTAAGGAGGTGATTTCTCTGGTCGGAATTATCATTGGTGAAAACGAACCCATCGACCGCGCTATCCGTCGTTTCAAGAAAAAGTATGAACGCTCCGGCATTCTGAAAGAATTCAAGAAGCGAACGTTTTTCACCAAGCCATCAGTGAAGAAGCGTATGAAGAAAGTGAAAGCCATCCGCCGTGCTCAACGCACAATGCTGGAAGAGGCAATGTAATCATCACCTTCTCGTTTCTCAAAACAAACGTCCCGACGATCTCGCCGGGACGTTTTATTTGTACTCCACTTGCTGCATCCGATTTTATTTCAGCAGCAGCATCTTCTTCGTCACTTGCCGTCCTGAACCCTCCAGCTTGTAGAAATACACACCGCTTGCCAATGGGGAACCAAAATTGTCTGTCCCATGCCAATCGACGACATAATTCCCAGAGACCTCGTCTTCATCTACCAACGCCGCTACTTCTCTTCCGATCAGATCGAATACGCGAAGCCGGACGCGGCCCTGCACGGGAACGCTGTACCGGATCGTCGTCGTCGGGTTGAAAGGATTCGGATAATTCTGTTGGAGCTCAAACGTATTCGGCACTGAAGCGTGCGGCTCGACCGATACCAATCCTGACACTGATGTGACCATCGCCCGGATCCGGATGTTCTGCTGAACGTTCGCTCCTGAGTTCGTGGCCACAAGGTTGATCCATTTTGCACTTGCGCCGTCGTAGTACGAGGATCGGTTTGTCACCGGTGTGACGTTATCAGTCCTCAGTTTCACAGTATCTTGCGGGTTCGAAACTGAAATGACCAGTTGGTAGTCCTGGCCGGCAGCCACGGTGACCCCTGCAGCAGTCATATCAACGTAGTTGTTCGTCCCGGGTGACAGCCGGGCAAATGGCTGTAGCACCGTGGTCCCGAGTTTTGATCCCGGGATACCTCCGACGCTTCCCGACACGTTTGACCAAACTTCACACACAAGCGGACCCGTCCCCTGCAGCGGCCGGTTGGCGACAGTTGTCAGGTTCACCTGCATCCCGGTAAGCTGGCCTGTGATAGCAGGCGTAAACCGGAGAGCATACTTCGTTGATCCGGTCAGGTAGGGCTGTAGGATCTGGTTCGCGCCCTCATTATCGTATGCAACTGTCTGTCTCTGAACCGCTGCCTGCGAATTGATCGCCTGCACGGCAGCCTTCAGCACATCCATCTTTCCATATCCCCATGACACATTGGGTACCGAAGTCGTGTACGAGTCTGTCGCCGCGGTGCTTGTGAGGAACGATTTGATTTGTTGTGCGCTGAGGGAGGGCGAGATCTGAAGCAATAACGCAGCGGCTCCCGCAACGTGCGGCGACGCCATACTTGTCCCCTGGAGAAGATAAGCGCCGAGTCCAGGCATGATCCTGGTCGTCGAGCCTGAAAACGCACTCGAGAGTGAAGAAGCAATACCCTGACCCGGAGCAGCGAGATCGGGTTTTTGACGGCCGTCGGCAGTCGGACCAATGCTGCTGAAATCCGAGATATTGGACGTCCGATTCACCGTGTTATTATACGTCCAGCCATTGCCGTCTGATGACGTCCAGTTCCATTTTGTGACGTACGAAGCAACGGTAATCGCTCCTTCTGCGGTCGCCGGCATCGCAACGGTCTTGTTTGCATTACCGTTGATAATCGTGACGGTAGAATCTCCGACGCTCGCGGAAGAAAGCCAGGCATCGAACGCTGCTGATGCAGAGGGCGAGGAGAGCGAGAGAGTCCATGTACCAGATTTCGGCACGCTCGTTGTCTTGTCACGGACAAAAAGCTGGATTGCTCGGTTCTGGTTCAAGCTGCTCACCTGGTTGAACAACTCAATGGTGCCGTCGCTCGCGTTCGGGGCAGTCCCCGATACCTGTGAGGAGTTCACGGAATATGTAATGCCGTTCGGAGAGGTCACGGTCGCCGTGAGACTCACACTGCTGTTGAACCACACATCGAGTTCGAATTTGTCGTTGTCTGTTCCGCTTTTTGGCGTGTACAGGGAAGGTACTTTCACGGAGATCGACGTCGTCCCGCCGGAGCTGATTGTTCCGCCGATGTGCATGATCTGGTCCCCTTCATTGCCGGCGGAGACCGTGACAACTCTTCCCGCTGACTTCACGAAATCATTTATCTTCAGCTCATAGGCGCGCGTTCCGTCATGCGGCCCCGCGTGCCCGCCGATGCTCCAGTTGACCACAACGGGTTTTCCCAGTCCGCTTGCCTTGCCGGCCGCGTACGTGAGCCCATCGATCATCTTCGATTCAGAAAACGACTCGTCTCCCCCTTTGACCACAATGATGTCGGCCTCCGGCGCCATGCCGACGTATCGCCGGAAATAGGAAGCGCCGTTGCCGGCGGCCGTCCCTGCAACGTGAGTGCCATGCCCCGCCATATCTATCTCACGCACGAAAGCGGGAGGACTGATCCCGAGCTCTGCTTCGATCTGCTGTTTCGTATACTCGACGCCGTAGCTGAAACCACCTGGTGACGACTCACCTGATACAGGGGACAGTGACTGATCCCAAATCGCGAGGATGCGGGACTTCGTCGGGTCCGCCGGATCACGGAAATCGAGATGCTTCCAGTCAATTCCCGTATCATAGATCACCACGATCACGCCCTTGCCCGTATACCGCGTATTCTTCAGGAAACCGCTCTGCAAAAGATTGGCCCCCGTTTCCGGAACACTGAGATCGGTCATAGGATAGTTCGTCGATCCCGGATCCAGGTAGGCCACGTCATTCAGCTGGATCAATTTCACCAGATCCTGCCGTGTCACCACCGCTGTGGCAAACCTGTCAATGACCGAGTTGATGTGGATTCCGCTCGCCCGAACGGCATCGGCATTCGTTGTCGTGATAATGACATCGTAGCGAATCTCGGATTCTCTCACAGCTTCGGATGGGCCTGAGGCTGTTACCTTGAGCAACGGTCCGGCCACCTCCCCGGCGACAAGAGCCTGGAATGCCGGATGGAGTTTCTCAGCAATGAGCGACTGGAGTGATTGACCAACGGCAGCCGTCAAACAAAATGAATACAACAATACACCAGCGAGCAACGATCTCCTGAACATCGACGTGCTTCCTTTATCGCTTCAGCGTTATTGTGGATGGTTCTTCGAGCTTGCCTGGACGGCACGAACTGATTCCAGGCTCAGGACTCTCTTGAGCTCCGGAATTGTCACTCGGGCGGTTATGACATCACTGAAAGTACTTCCGATCTGAATCCCGGCTTTCCTGATTTCTTCAGCGTTTTTTGATCTGATGATGATTCCATACTCCTTGCTTCCATCCTTGCGGATACCGACGTCGAGATCCGAATCCGCAATGGCATCGCCGCGCAGCAGCATTATCAACTGAGGATCGAGCTTCTCCCGTTCGACCGCCGTGAGCTCCGTCGTGCGTGAGCAGCCCAAGACCGTGATGAATAGGGATGCCACGATTGTTCCCAGATGCACTCTATAATAACCAGATGTTGCTTTCATGACTGCGCTACCATTCTGTCGTCTGAAAAGGACTTCCGGCGTCTTTCGATTCGTCCAGACCGAAGCGGGTTGGGATTCGCCTGGATATGCGTCTCAGCCGGCGTCTGTTGTTCTACGCCACGCTGACACAGACACAACCTGCAGCTATTTTTTGTTCTCGCGTTTCTGTTGCATCGCGACGTATTGCCTGATCGTTTCGTAGTCGGTAGACCGGTGAGCGTGCACGATTTTCCAATCCGGTCCATGGCGCTCCAGCACCAGCGTCGTGGGAAGGTATTCTTCGAGAGGGCTACCGTCGACCCGATAGTTTTGCCGGAGGACAAAGAAGGCGTATGCGACGCCTGAGTACGGCTTGACTTGCATGCTTTCTATGCGATATGTGAAATCCTTGACGTGGTACACGGCATTGCGAAGGCGCGATTTCGTCGAATCCAGAGGCTCCGTCCATCCCCAGGCTGTGACATAACGGACATCCTTCTCGTAGTATGCATCAAACAGGCTGTCCGTATTGACTGAGCCCCCATTGTAGGCCCGGGAGAGTCCGGCATACAACGAAGAGATGCGTTCCTCGATCCGTGCAATTTCCTGAGCAGGAAACGTTGCGGGCTCTTTTTTCTCTGGCGTGCCGCAGGAGAACAGAAACAGCGAACAGAGAAGCAGAATAGCTTTCATAGTCTCCCCTTTTTGTAATTTGGCACATGGCATACGCACAGCCGGCTTGCCCGATGAAATGCCCGGTTTCACGTTCCGTCCCCGACCTCGAGAACAGACATAGGGACACTTTCAGCCCCCCCATTCGAACAAGGAGCTCACACTTCTCGTTCCGCGTGATATCCCTTGGATTAAGGAAATGTCGAACAGCGTCGCGCCACAGGAGCAACCACATTCTGAGCGAACGCCCGAAAGCGGGATGACTGTTGATCACCACATTCGGATTCCGTTCGAGAACCATCCGGTAAGATTACCTTGGGAGCCTGATTGAATGGGACCTTCCGGCGATATCCGTGGAATTGAATATATCCAGTGACACAGGAAAAATCAAGGAGAACCGGGATTGTTTCAAACCGTGTAGATTGTACAAACTTCAGAGTCCGCACAACCCGGCCATCATGCACATCGGGCTTGCGGAAAGTTCATCCGGGCCCGGCCCTTGGCGATGGATTGCCTCACCCCGGTCTCTACCGATCGCTCGAATCCAGATCTTCTGCTCTGGCACAGGAATGGTAGCAGCATGTGCGGGGAAGCCGGGAGTGACGAATTGGAGGGAGGAACATATGGTTACTCTTCCTGGAACAGTTCAATCGCGGGCGGATGGGAACGGAGGGCAGCTTTCAGGCGGCGCTCTGGGCGAAGCAAAGATGGTGCGGCTGGCATCGAAGCTTGTTCGGCTGGCTCCCAAACCCGGAGCACTTGTTTATTTGGACGCGGCGCCTCTCTCCGTTCAGGTCGCCGACACACAGCCGATACTGTTCTCGGCATTCGATGCATGTACACACCTCCAGATAGCCAGGATCTACCTCACTTCGTCATTTGCCTGTGCGGCAGATTTCCTTGACTTCGTTCAAAGGAGAATCCCGTTCGGCATTTCCCGGATCAGGACGACGACTGTGGCCCCGTTCTGGGTAGACCCCCTTCTCTCTCCGGTCCAACGGTTCACCAATCACCTCGAAGCACAGGGCATCCTTCATATTCTTATCGCAGACCGTTCGGAGGACGATCTTTTTTCGGTCTTCGATCATCTCACGTTTGTCCATCAAGCCGGAAGTTCCCATCGGCTGCCGGCTATTCCCGAACTTGTCGGCGAGGTGATCACTTTTCTGTATTTTCACAACAACAACCGCGCAATGGCCAGCCTCAACGGGAAGACACCGTTGGAAAAGCTGAAGACTTTTCCTGGGCTAGAAACCATTCTATCCTTCGATCCATTTGCTCCGGAGACTGCAAGGCTCGAGTACCCCGCTCAACCTGCCAACCATTCCCGAACCGCTGCCAGGAGAATTTCCGCTTGATTTTTTGAGCCTTCTGACGTACCTTGAACTGTTCATTGATCCCTAGAGTTCATCTGATGATTGACCTTCCAAGGGTCATTTTTTGTTTCTAATGGAATGGACAATCAGCTTTCGGTCGACCCCGGCAAGAAACGGCGGTTCCGCGCTTCTAATCCCGCTGATAGGCGGAATCCAGAAGGCGGATAAAGTGAAACACGCGCAATCGGCAATTGTAAATCGACAATAGTGTTGGCGGGGTAGCTCAGTTGGTTAGAGCGTCGGAATCATAAGCCGTAGGTCGAGGGTTCGAATCCCCCCCCCGCTACAAACGCAACGGGGCTGTCCCATAAGTACTGGGTCAGCCCCGTTTTTTTGTGCCAATTAGAAACACGTGCACAGTCGAAGCCGGATGAGCCCGAAAGGAAGAACTTTTGTTTCCCTTAGACCATGCGACTCGCGTTTTCATCCTACGATTGCTTGTATTCCGTCAAGTCAATTATCGCGATGTGGCATTGCTGGTCTGGTTCGAATATGTTATCCAACTTTACACCTTCTAATTGGACATGGCGAACCACTTTGTCTTTTGTGAAGACTTTCATTTTGCAGGATTGTTTTACGGGAGAGGTGAAGACGGATTTGACAAAAGCATTAAAGACATCCCGCTCATCCAGCGGGACATACGCAATAAAGTGCTTACCGACTAATTTACTTCGATCAACGCCGAACATTGTACTTGCAGATACATTGACCTCCTTCGTTACACCATCCACGCCCAGAACGAAGTAAGGGATTGGTGAAAAATCAAAGAGGTTCACATATTTATTTCTCGATACCTCTAATTCTTGTTCCGCAATTCGAAGCTCCTGGTTCTGATGTTCCAGTTCGATTTGATTCACCTGGAGCAAATGTATCAGCTTCTCAACCTCTTCATTCTTTCCAACAGCCGGTTTTTTCGGCCTTCGTTGCCTTTGTACCTTCGCTGTTCTAGCGATCTTCGCTTTTGATTTATTTTTAGCTTGATTCATTTTTTGCACCTTTTTATGGTATGCTTGGGCACTGGATTGCAAGAAGGATGAGCTTGGTCCTTTTTTTCCCGTGGAACATCTGGCGAGCGTTCACAAGCAGTTTCTTTCTGCCTCCATTGACAAAATTGTAATCGATCTCAACATCCTCAAAAACATTCTGCCTGGGAAGAATCTCCTCAAGAAGTTCCCGCAGTTGAGGTATCTCCCACTTTGCATTGTCAAGTTCAAATATACTTTTCCCGACAGTTGTTTCGCTGGCAGTATTGAACGTTCTATAGAAAGAACGGTTTGCTGAGACAACTCTTAAGTCTTTGTCAAGAACGAGAAGCGACTCCCTCACGGTAGCAACGATATTATCTGCATACTCACGTGCATGCTGAATGCCCTGGTTCAACCTATTTATCTTTTCGTAGGCCGCTTTCGCATTGCTAATATCTGAAAACGTAACCACGACGCCGTCAATAACATTGCTTGTTGTACGGTACGGCAAGATCCTCATCTGATACCAGAGACCGTCATTGGTTTGCAGCTCAATTTCTTTACACTCAAGAGTTCTCAGGACTTCTTTTGCATCCTCAATCAGCTTGCCATACTTGAGATTCGTAGCTATATCGGTTATTGGTCTTCCAATGTCGGACGCAATCAGGTTCACAATCTTCGTTGCGTGGAACGTAAATTTCTTAACACGCAACTTGGCATCCAGGAAGATGGTCGGCATACCGATGCTTTCCATCAGGTTTTTCATATCATTATTGATACCCGAAAGTTCGTCATTCTTGTTCTGAAGCTCGGTGTTGACTGTAATTAATTCTTCGTTGAGCGACTGCAATTCTTCTTTGGAAGTTTCCAATTCTTCATTTGAACTTTGCATCTCCTCGTTGGTTGATTGCATCTCTTCATTGGTCGACTTAAGTTCCTCATTGGACGTTTCCAATTCTTCAATGGTTGACCGCAGGTTTTCTTTCGTAGATCTTAATTCGCGCTCAAGTCCTTCAATATGCTTTCCCGATTTCTTATCGTAATGAATGCGCTTGGAAGCCGACAGTAGTTTTGACGGTAAGGCTTCTTCAAAAATCACCAGGAGTGAACCGAGCATCTCCTTGGGCTCTTTGATCGGCTTCACCGTAAGATTTATTACCTGAGTGCTGCCGTTGGTTTTTACTTTGATCCCTTCGGCGGTGAGCGACTTCTTGCCTGACAACACTTTTCTCATCAACACCGGAAGCTCTTGCTGCAATCCATCGCGGGCCATTTCGATAATATTCATCTTCGCTTCGCCGTGAGT
This genomic window from Ignavibacteriales bacterium contains:
- a CDS encoding T9SS type A sorting domain-containing protein — its product is MVTSVSGLVSVEPHASVPNTFELQQNYPNPFNPTTTIRYSVPVQGRVRLRVFDLIGREVAALVDEDEVSGNYVVDWHGTDNFGSPLASGVYFYKLEGSGRQVTKKMLLLK
- a CDS encoding glycosyltransferase family 39 protein, translated to MQESAESQTHLSGSFNSDFKAVPTSRLLFDARLWLLVAAFVVVGVFSLNDTMLYTPDCPRYLIWARSLAAFEGFKDTSNPDPSLYVVHAPFYPLLLAPLAWFFGNIIIPAKVVTILFGAALIVLFYVWAAKRSGKTWALVGAFFLALNPLILLFSTHVLSDIPFTVFIILFFMLAEKMSDAPEEERWGWMFVVVLTLGIFLREVGLTLLLGALSYLLLRKEYRRLLLVFTIPMLFYMIWYFRNEVYIAGIENPPMRNMKIFLSHAFTGGGASLVDEFLARLRINIAVYLNQAKGLILFPQYLGRLFPVVTPSNPMMSGMMTVLGYAQYPLVLLQYGLFAWGVVVTFRTMKTMLLVILFSFFYLMMVLLYPINDLRFLVPILVLVLYFAAAGGQDVAARLARLRSNRRVVFASAAFLGILLAIPNGVWTYNYVANNRVYVGNLNETSKPFLVGARTPELYVRPISLIGEWIGRQRDSSTTVLARWKELTFWINGRKMLDTDPLLSLTLFEGLLRDYNVGYIVSLITDPGIREFEFQMLQSKKFGFTPVYRAGNLEVIQVHHLYRHMPDAVNADLRKLVKPLAWVSDREQEARGLFREGIELLESDRHQEAVNMFHALLEMTRGSGYMALFKGIALEFGGQYDEAMALYDRFRYQPQAGPFVRHAWFHQMLITESRKAEVDTGKTSKAMTYHKISAGYWDLGFHKHAFDVLQLGLQADSAFAPGLIFGMYYSLELGDTTGARTFSSRTQLADSNHIMNKPVRRIFALMDSTRMAKTVEKRIGYELSLATIYYNIGLRELSIDQSLAILQRDPKNAGALELLAQCYDAKERNWPAIQILERLLAVKPDSPVARQKLAELKSHLN
- a CDS encoding nuclear transport factor 2 family protein; protein product: MKAILLLCSLFLFSCGTPEKKEPATFPAQEIARIEERISSLYAGLSRAYNGGSVNTDSLFDAYYEKDVRYVTAWGWTEPLDSTKSRLRNAVYHVKDFTYRIESMQVKPYSGVAYAFFVLRQNYRVDGSPLEEYLPTTLVLERHGPDWKIVHAHRSTDYETIRQYVAMQQKRENKK
- a CDS encoding pectinesterase family protein; amino-acid sequence: MKIRATMILVLAWSGLLFAQTTRIVPGAYPTISDAVKGASAGDTILIGRGTYAEQLVLKKNLTLIGAGQDKTVIVETPAGPDSTALIIDTATVTIKGIQFFGEAQNGFGKRGLIARNATTTLTQCAFVLFSNVSIAAINGRLTIDSVTISSLNGGDRVMVDSTSNLVGISSDIGVLLMNARFSISRLTAGAQIDHIIDVRPNVHDIPTFLGRDYPADTSQYNEGTIENSTFFGSRLSYWGQGIRVFGYQTGHRAELVIRNNRFAGMVKDSSYAIPSLLTTAGISFNGWSAFADIYGNVIQHFNSGISLYGAASASIHDNEITWNGRYGVVTSWTSPANQPDLGGGTLSSPGRNTISNNGKYNIYNQNSLSLSARFNNWGTTDANIIDSLIYDQRENSSIGRVDFSGYLTPKPAAPSLMSPADGSTGVAATPTLTWNNIGNATTYRLQVSASATFVPVLIDDSTLTTPSRQIGPLTDGTKYYWRVSASNAGGASGWSLTRNLTTLRIRFDISGTVRYGSSSGPAVQGVTASFSSATSPASSGASNAQGVFTLSSIPIGTYTCSFAKSGGHPTQYTNAADALKAALFSVDSLTYPLTTIQRLAADVNSDGKINAADALQIMLRYAGAVSSFAKGDWVFSAASSSVAISNQDVINDVVGLAAGDVNGDAQGALPAGTGTKK
- the rpsU gene encoding 30S ribosomal protein S21, with protein sequence MISLVGIIIGENEPIDRAIRRFKKKYERSGILKEFKKRTFFTKPSVKKRMKKVKAIRRAQRTMLEEAM
- a CDS encoding PAS domain-containing protein; protein product: MNQAKNKSKAKIARTAKVQRQRRPKKPAVGKNEEVEKLIHLLQVNQIELEHQNQELRIAEQELEVSRNKYVNLFDFSPIPYFVLGVDGVTKEVNVSASTMFGVDRSKLVGKHFIAYVPLDERDVFNAFVKSVFTSPVKQSCKMKVFTKDKVVRHVQLEGVKLDNIFEPDQQCHIAIIDLTEYKQS